One window from the genome of Rhodopseudomonas sp. P2A-2r encodes:
- a CDS encoding META domain-containing protein — protein sequence MTCWRAAVAVSVLLVGLPAQAAEEFPFGLQMSLDAAPQPGSKRVPNLDIGDAGETLVELWCKGGKGQFSVAGDTVVFVAGAMDARNCPPARAQLDDELLAALGEATNWKRQGDAITFIGPKPLRFRLNTN from the coding sequence ATGACATGTTGGCGCGCGGCAGTCGCCGTCTCGGTGCTGTTGGTCGGCCTGCCGGCGCAGGCCGCCGAGGAGTTTCCGTTCGGCCTGCAGATGAGTCTCGACGCGGCCCCGCAGCCCGGGTCGAAGCGGGTGCCGAATCTCGACATCGGCGATGCCGGCGAAACCCTCGTTGAACTGTGGTGCAAGGGTGGCAAGGGGCAGTTCTCGGTGGCCGGCGACACCGTTGTCTTCGTCGCCGGCGCCATGGACGCACGCAACTGTCCACCGGCGCGTGCGCAACTCGATGACGAATTGCTGGCGGCGCTGGGTGAGGCCACCAACTGGAAGCGGCAGGGCGATGCGATCACCTTCATCGGACCGAAGCCGCTGCGGTTCCGGCTCAATACCAACTGA
- a CDS encoding ABC transporter ATP-binding protein/permease has product MKNIRATLATVWRIAIPYFRSEDKWMARGLLAAVIVIELAVVGLNVLFNRWNNVFYNALQERNLDVFTYQLGYFSVLAAIFIALKVYQLYLNQWLQIRWRRWMTERYLGGWLSHGNHYRMQLQGDAADNPDQRIAEDTQLFVDRTLALGVGLLSSVVTLASFVVILWGLSDAAPLHLFGREIPIPGYLVWAALVYAAIGTALTHLIGSPLVGLNFQQQQYEADFRFNLVRARENAEQIALLHGEPVERIRLSTRFARVVENWLGIMSRTKKLTAFTASYSQISVIFPYVLIAPAYFAEKIQLGGMMQTASAFGSVQDALSFFITAYRTLAEWQAGVARLDGFEAAIAGAEALTTKADIIHVAPADNGAIDLDDVKVGLPDGTPMVSAGRFSFRRGERTLFTGPSGSGKSTLFRAIAGIWPFGSGRIAIPAHATLMMLPQRPYFPVGLLQDAIAYPAETSQFGAQRIADAVIAVGLPALATRLDEDAHWNRMLSLGEQQRLGVARALLHQPQYLFLDEATASLDEPAEAALYSLIEDRLPNTTIVSIGHRSTLEAFHRRNITMARSGHGFALQEAPQRPAD; this is encoded by the coding sequence GTGAAGAACATTCGCGCGACACTGGCGACCGTTTGGCGGATCGCCATCCCTTACTTTCGCTCCGAGGACAAGTGGATGGCGCGCGGCCTGCTCGCCGCCGTCATCGTCATCGAACTGGCCGTGGTCGGATTGAACGTGCTGTTCAACCGCTGGAACAACGTGTTCTACAACGCGCTGCAGGAACGCAATCTCGACGTCTTCACCTACCAGCTCGGCTACTTCTCGGTCCTGGCGGCGATCTTCATCGCGCTCAAGGTGTACCAGCTCTATCTGAACCAGTGGCTGCAGATCCGCTGGCGGCGCTGGATGACCGAGCGCTATCTCGGCGGCTGGCTGTCGCACGGCAACCACTACCGCATGCAGCTGCAGGGCGACGCCGCCGACAACCCCGACCAGCGCATCGCCGAGGACACCCAGCTATTCGTCGACCGCACGCTGGCGCTCGGCGTCGGCCTGCTCAGTTCAGTGGTCACGCTGGCGTCGTTCGTGGTGATCCTCTGGGGGCTGTCGGATGCCGCGCCGTTGCACCTGTTCGGCCGCGAAATTCCGATTCCCGGCTATCTGGTCTGGGCCGCGCTGGTCTATGCGGCGATCGGCACCGCCCTCACCCACCTGATCGGCTCGCCGCTGGTCGGGCTGAATTTCCAGCAGCAGCAATATGAGGCGGACTTCCGCTTCAACCTGGTGCGCGCCCGCGAGAATGCCGAGCAGATTGCCTTGCTGCATGGCGAGCCGGTGGAGCGCATCCGCCTGTCGACGCGTTTCGCGCGCGTGGTGGAGAACTGGCTCGGCATCATGAGCCGCACCAAGAAGCTGACCGCCTTTACCGCCAGCTATTCGCAGATCTCGGTGATCTTTCCGTATGTGCTGATCGCGCCAGCCTACTTCGCCGAGAAGATCCAGCTCGGCGGCATGATGCAGACGGCATCGGCCTTCGGCAGCGTGCAGGACGCACTGTCGTTCTTCATCACCGCCTATCGCACGCTGGCCGAATGGCAGGCGGGCGTCGCGCGTCTCGACGGCTTCGAAGCCGCGATCGCCGGCGCCGAGGCGCTGACCACCAAGGCCGACATCATCCATGTGGCTCCCGCCGACAACGGCGCCATCGACCTCGATGACGTGAAGGTCGGCCTGCCCGACGGCACGCCGATGGTCAGCGCCGGGCGCTTCAGCTTCCGCCGCGGCGAGCGTACGCTGTTCACTGGACCCTCCGGCTCCGGCAAGTCGACCCTGTTCCGCGCCATCGCCGGCATCTGGCCGTTCGGCAGCGGACGCATCGCGATCCCCGCCCATGCCACCTTGATGATGCTGCCGCAGCGGCCGTATTTCCCGGTCGGCCTGCTGCAGGACGCGATCGCCTATCCCGCCGAAACCAGCCAGTTTGGCGCGCAGCGCATCGCCGATGCCGTGATCGCGGTCGGCCTGCCGGCGCTGGCGACGCGGCTTGACGAGGATGCGCACTGGAACCGGATGCTGTCGCTCGGCGAACAGCAGCGCCTCGGCGTTGCCCGCGCGCTGCTGCACCAGCCGCAATACCTGTTCCTAGACGAGGCCACCGCCTCGCTCGACGAACCCGCCGAGGCGGCGCTGTACAGCCTGATCGAGGATCGTCTGCCGAACACCACCATCGTCTCGATCGGGCATCGCAGCACGCTCGAGGCCTTCCACCGGCGCAACATCACCATGGCCCGGTCGGGCCACGGCTTCGCGTTGCAGGAGGCGCCTCAGCGGCCCGCCGATTGA
- a CDS encoding chloride channel protein — translation MQTRRYLTHLSIRSRLARKRWTRHVLFVIGGLCVGLAAITMAYLADQAQAAFGMVLGHSRYWAVLVTPLGFAVCMWLAIVVFPNAQGSGVPQVIAALRLPHEQRGPLVSLRVAFGKVIVMTLGLLCGASTGREGPTIQVGCAIMAALGRFAPYRQPGFLLAGSAAGVAAAFNTPLAGIVFAIEELSRAFEMRTAGLIIGAIIAAGLTSLAIVGDYQYFGTTSATLPLGMAWIAVPVCAVLCGMLGGLFSRVLIRFALGIPGRAGGWIKRHPVAFAAICGLGVALCGLMSHEHVFGTGYEQARAIIHDGSGAIDYSFGGWKFAATLLSAISGIPGGIFAPSLAIGAGIASDLSLLFPQAPLGALVLIGMVSYLTGVVRAPITSFVITSEMTNDHAMVIPLMAAALIANAASQLVTKEGLYHALAKITLARFEAGASGEAEPQSAGR, via the coding sequence ATGCAGACACGTCGCTACCTGACCCATCTCAGCATTCGCTCCCGACTCGCCCGCAAACGTTGGACCCGGCACGTCCTGTTCGTCATCGGCGGCCTTTGCGTCGGCCTTGCCGCCATCACCATGGCCTATCTGGCAGATCAGGCGCAGGCGGCGTTCGGCATGGTGCTCGGCCACTCCCGCTACTGGGCCGTGCTGGTGACGCCGCTCGGCTTCGCCGTCTGCATGTGGCTGGCGATCGTCGTTTTCCCGAATGCGCAAGGGTCGGGCGTGCCGCAGGTGATTGCCGCGCTGCGGCTGCCGCACGAGCAGCGTGGCCCCCTGGTTTCGCTCCGGGTCGCCTTCGGCAAGGTCATCGTCATGACGCTGGGGCTGTTGTGCGGTGCCTCGACCGGACGCGAAGGCCCGACCATCCAGGTGGGCTGCGCCATCATGGCGGCGCTTGGCCGGTTCGCGCCTTACCGGCAGCCCGGCTTTCTCCTCGCCGGCTCTGCAGCCGGCGTCGCGGCGGCGTTCAACACGCCGCTTGCAGGAATCGTCTTCGCCATCGAGGAACTCAGTCGCGCGTTCGAAATGCGGACAGCGGGACTGATCATCGGGGCGATCATTGCCGCGGGCCTCACCTCACTGGCGATTGTCGGGGACTATCAATATTTCGGCACCACGTCGGCGACGCTGCCGCTGGGCATGGCGTGGATCGCGGTGCCGGTTTGTGCCGTGCTGTGCGGCATGCTGGGCGGGCTGTTCAGCAGGGTTTTGATCCGCTTTGCGCTTGGCATTCCCGGCCGGGCGGGCGGCTGGATCAAGCGGCATCCGGTCGCGTTCGCGGCCATATGCGGGCTCGGCGTGGCGCTGTGCGGGCTCATGAGCCACGAGCATGTTTTCGGCACCGGCTATGAGCAGGCGCGCGCTATCATTCACGATGGCTCGGGGGCAATCGACTACAGCTTCGGCGGATGGAAGTTCGCCGCCACGCTGCTGTCGGCCATATCAGGCATTCCCGGCGGAATCTTCGCGCCGTCGCTGGCCATCGGGGCCGGCATCGCGTCGGATCTGTCGCTGCTGTTTCCCCAGGCGCCGCTCGGCGCGCTGGTGCTGATCGGGATGGTCTCCTATCTGACCGGCGTCGTGCGCGCGCCGATCACATCCTTCGTCATCACGTCCGAGATGACCAATGACCACGCCATGGTGATCCCGCTGATGGCGGCGGCGCTGATCGCCAACGCCGCCTCGCAACTCGTGACCAAAGAGGGCCTCTATCACGCGCTTGCCAAGATCACGCTGGCGCGCTTCGAGGCCGGTGCTTCCGGCGAGGCGGAGCCTCAATCGGCGGGCCGCTGA
- the glcF gene encoding glycolate oxidase subunit GlcF, which yields MKTEFSLAQLADPDLAVADTILRKCVHCGFCTATCPTYVLLGDELDSPRGRIYLIKEMLEKEQKPTQDVVKHIDRCLSCLACMTTCPSGVNYMHLVDQARVRIERDYVRPPTERLLRAVLAFVLPRPGWFRASMHLARLARPLGALLPSSAKRASPNLLSRLKAMLALAPAAIPAAGPAGGSVFPAIGPRRGRVALLQGCAQQVLAPRINKAAISLLTRHGIEVVLVKDEQCCGALTHHLGRDGDALARARGNIAAWLAEADRGGLDAILVTTSGCGTVIKDYGFMLREDRDYAQRAAKVSALAKDITEYVSTMEMPAPQASSNLVVAYHSACSLQHGQKITQAPKELLSKNGFVVKDIPESHLCCGSAGTYNILQPDIASRLRDRKVANIAMVKPDLIAAGNIGCMVQIAGGTAVPVVHTIELLDWATGGPRPGLS from the coding sequence ATGAAGACCGAATTTTCTCTGGCGCAACTCGCCGATCCCGATCTCGCGGTAGCCGATACGATCCTGCGCAAATGCGTCCATTGCGGGTTCTGCACCGCGACCTGTCCGACCTATGTGCTGCTCGGCGACGAACTCGATAGTCCGCGCGGCCGCATCTATCTGATCAAGGAGATGCTGGAGAAGGAGCAGAAGCCGACGCAGGATGTGGTCAAGCATATCGACCGCTGCCTGTCGTGCCTGGCCTGCATGACCACCTGTCCGTCGGGCGTGAACTACATGCACCTGGTCGATCAGGCTCGGGTCCGGATCGAGCGGGATTATGTCAGGCCGCCCACGGAACGGTTGCTGCGCGCGGTGCTAGCCTTCGTGCTTCCGCGTCCCGGCTGGTTCCGTGCCAGCATGCACCTGGCCCGGCTGGCGCGACCGTTGGGGGCGTTGCTGCCGTCCAGCGCGAAGCGGGCGAGTCCCAATCTGTTGAGCCGTCTCAAGGCGATGCTGGCGCTGGCGCCGGCAGCCATTCCCGCTGCCGGTCCGGCGGGCGGCAGCGTGTTCCCGGCGATCGGACCGCGGCGCGGCCGGGTGGCGCTGCTGCAGGGCTGCGCCCAGCAGGTGCTGGCGCCGCGCATCAACAAGGCGGCCATCAGCCTGCTGACCCGGCACGGCATCGAGGTGGTGCTGGTCAAAGACGAGCAATGCTGCGGCGCGCTGACCCACCACCTCGGCCGCGACGGCGATGCGCTGGCCCGCGCCCGCGGCAACATCGCGGCGTGGCTGGCCGAAGCCGACCGCGGCGGTCTCGATGCGATTCTTGTGACAACGTCGGGCTGCGGCACGGTCATCAAGGACTACGGCTTCATGCTGCGCGAGGACCGCGACTATGCTCAGCGGGCCGCAAAGGTCTCGGCGCTGGCGAAGGATATCACCGAGTATGTGAGCACGATGGAAATGCCTGCGCCGCAGGCCTCAAGCAATCTTGTCGTCGCTTATCACTCGGCCTGCTCGCTGCAGCACGGCCAGAAAATCACGCAAGCGCCGAAAGAATTGCTTTCCAAGAATGGATTCGTGGTGAAAGATATACCGGAGAGCCATTTGTGTTGCGGATCGGCGGGAACGTACAACATTCTCCAGCCTGATATTGCGAGCAGGCTGCGCGATCGCAAGGTCGCCAACATCGCGATGGTCAAGCCGGATTTGATTGCCGCGGGCAACATCGGATGCATGGTGCAGATCGCCGGTGGGACTGCGGTCCCCGTCGTCCACACTATTGAGCTTCTCGACTGGGCGACGGGCGGTCCACGGCCAGGATTGAGCTGA
- a CDS encoding FAD-binding protein produces the protein MDILKIRDAQDVEQAVRAAIGDGQPLEIVGHGSKRSIGQPVSTNAVLDLSALNAVTAYEPNELIITVQAGAPLADVLSLIDSRNQQFVFEPVNTAQLLGTPDVGTIGGMIAAGLAGPRRIKAGGARDHLLGAHAVSGFGDSFKAGGRVVKNVTGYDLCKLLAGSWGTLAVMTEVTLKVMPRAESERTLVLRGLDDLAANKAMTAALGSPFDVSGAAHLPGSALRTTQGALGDIAAPDQSVTLLRLEGITASVAHRAVSLAAALAAFGPTDVVEGAASSALWADIRDVTPFAARGPRALWPVWRIVCPPASGGALGQALAKGSQGEVIYDWGGGLIWAALPPSADAQALPLRKLVDAAGGHATLIRADEAVRRAVDVFHPQPAGLAALGERVRQSFDPNNILNRGRMARGPVA, from the coding sequence GTGGATATACTGAAAATACGCGACGCGCAGGACGTCGAGCAGGCAGTGCGGGCGGCGATCGGCGACGGGCAGCCGCTGGAGATCGTCGGCCATGGCAGCAAGCGCAGCATCGGCCAGCCGGTTTCCACCAATGCGGTGCTCGACCTGTCGGCGCTCAATGCGGTGACCGCCTACGAGCCGAACGAGCTGATCATCACCGTGCAGGCCGGCGCGCCGCTGGCCGATGTGCTGTCGCTGATCGATTCGCGGAACCAGCAATTCGTCTTCGAGCCGGTGAACACCGCGCAGCTGCTGGGCACGCCGGATGTCGGCACCATCGGCGGCATGATCGCGGCCGGCCTTGCCGGGCCGCGGCGTATCAAGGCCGGCGGGGCGCGCGACCATCTGCTCGGGGCGCATGCGGTGTCCGGCTTCGGCGACAGTTTCAAGGCCGGCGGCCGCGTGGTGAAGAACGTCACCGGCTATGACCTGTGCAAGCTGCTGGCGGGCTCATGGGGCACGCTGGCCGTGATGACCGAGGTGACGCTGAAGGTGATGCCGCGGGCCGAGAGCGAGCGTACGCTGGTGCTGCGCGGGCTCGATGATCTTGCCGCCAACAAGGCGATGACCGCGGCGCTGGGATCGCCGTTCGATGTGTCTGGCGCGGCGCATCTGCCGGGCTCGGCGTTGCGCACCACGCAGGGCGCCCTCGGCGACATCGCCGCGCCGGACCAGTCGGTGACGTTGCTGCGGCTCGAGGGCATCACCGCATCGGTTGCGCATCGCGCGGTGTCGCTGGCCGCCGCGCTGGCCGCGTTCGGTCCGACGGATGTCGTCGAGGGCGCAGCCTCTTCGGCACTGTGGGCGGATATCCGCGACGTCACGCCGTTCGCTGCCCGCGGCCCGCGGGCGCTGTGGCCGGTGTGGCGGATCGTCTGTCCGCCGGCCTCCGGCGGCGCGCTGGGCCAGGCGCTGGCCAAGGGGTCGCAGGGCGAGGTGATCTACGACTGGGGCGGCGGGCTGATCTGGGCGGCGCTGCCGCCCTCGGCCGACGCGCAGGCTTTGCCGCTGCGCAAGCTCGTCGATGCCGCCGGTGGCCATGCCACGCTGATCCGCGCCGACGAAGCGGTGCGCCGGGCAGTGGATGTGTTCCATCCGCAGCCGGCCGGTCTTGCCGCGCTCGGCGAACGGGTGCGGCAAAGCTTCGATCCGAACAACATTCTCAACCGCGGCCGGATGGCGCGAGGGCCGGTGGCATGA
- a CDS encoding FAD-linked oxidase C-terminal domain-containing protein yields MTIMMPAADQAVLARRDTIIAALRAIVPGEGVISSAAEMLPYESDGLMAYRQPPMVVVLPDTTEQVSRVLRYCFDNSIKVVPRGSGTSLSGGALPLADAVLLGLGKFKRIREIDFDNRAVVTEPGVTNLALSQAVAHAGFYYAPDPSSQIACSIGGNVAENSGGVHCLKYGMTTNNLLGCEIVLMNGEIIKVGGKSAETSGYDLMGIITGSEGLLGVITEVTVRILQRPETARALMIGFAEVEEAGKCVADIITAGIIPGGMEMMDKPAIHAAEAFVHAGYPLDVEALLIIELDGPGVEVDELIKRVEAIALGCGSTTCQISTSEDERLLFWSGRKAAFPAVGRISPDYLCMDGTIPRAALPLVLRRMKEMSAKYGLGVANVFHAGDGNLHPLILYDANKPGELQCAEDFGADILRLCVEVGGVLTGEHGVGIEKRDLMPEMFSEIDLNQQQRLKCAFDAQGLLNPGKVFPTLHRCAELGRMHVHAGRLAFPDLPRF; encoded by the coding sequence ATGACCATCATGATGCCCGCAGCGGATCAGGCGGTGCTGGCGCGCCGCGACACGATCATTGCTGCACTGCGAGCGATCGTGCCGGGCGAGGGCGTGATCTCCAGCGCCGCCGAGATGCTTCCTTACGAATCCGACGGGCTGATGGCCTATCGCCAGCCGCCGATGGTGGTGGTGCTGCCGGACACCACGGAGCAGGTTTCCCGCGTGCTGCGCTATTGCTTCGACAATAGCATCAAGGTGGTGCCGAGGGGATCGGGCACTTCGTTGTCGGGCGGCGCGCTGCCGCTGGCCGATGCGGTGCTGCTGGGGCTTGGAAAATTCAAACGCATCCGCGAGATCGATTTCGACAACCGCGCCGTGGTCACCGAGCCCGGCGTCACCAACCTCGCGCTCAGCCAGGCCGTCGCCCATGCCGGCTTCTACTACGCGCCGGACCCGTCGTCGCAGATCGCCTGCTCGATCGGCGGCAATGTGGCGGAGAATTCCGGCGGCGTGCACTGCCTGAAATACGGCATGACCACCAACAACCTGCTCGGCTGCGAGATCGTGCTGATGAACGGCGAGATCATCAAGGTCGGCGGCAAGTCGGCCGAAACCTCGGGCTACGACCTGATGGGCATCATCACCGGCTCCGAAGGCCTGCTCGGCGTCATCACCGAGGTCACCGTGCGCATCCTGCAGAGGCCGGAGACGGCGCGCGCGCTGATGATCGGTTTTGCCGAGGTCGAGGAGGCCGGCAAATGCGTGGCCGACATCATCACCGCCGGCATCATTCCCGGCGGCATGGAGATGATGGACAAGCCTGCGATCCACGCTGCCGAAGCCTTCGTGCATGCCGGCTATCCGCTGGATGTCGAGGCACTGCTGATCATCGAGCTCGATGGCCCCGGCGTCGAGGTCGACGAGTTGATCAAGCGCGTGGAGGCCATCGCCCTGGGCTGCGGCTCCACCACCTGCCAGATTTCGACCTCCGAAGACGAGCGGCTGCTGTTCTGGTCCGGCCGCAAGGCGGCCTTCCCGGCGGTCGGCCGCATCTCGCCGGACTATCTGTGCATGGACGGCACCATCCCGCGCGCCGCGCTGCCGCTGGTGCTGCGGCGGATGAAGGAGATGTCGGCGAAATACGGCCTCGGCGTCGCCAACGTGTTCCATGCCGGCGACGGCAACCTGCACCCGCTGATCCTGTACGACGCCAACAAGCCCGGCGAGCTGCAGTGCGCCGAGGACTTCGGCGCGGATATCCTGCGGCTCTGCGTCGAGGTCGGCGGCGTGCTCACCGGCGAGCACGGCGTCGGCATCGAGAAGCGCGATCTGATGCCGGAGATGTTCAGCGAGATCGACCTCAACCAGCAGCAGCGGCTGAAATGCGCCTTCGACGCGCAGGGACTGCTGAACCCCGGCAAGGTGTTTCCGACCTTGCACCGCTGCGCCGAACTCGGCCGCATGCACGTCCATGCCGGCCGGCTGGCATTTCCCGATCTGCCGCGGTTTTGA
- the cycA gene encoding cytochrome c-550 CycA has translation MKKFVLRSLALIAVSATTASVALAQDVAAGKTSFAKCLACHAIGEGAKNKVGPELNGLDGRKSGTAEGYNYTDANKNSGITWNEAQFKEYIKDPKAKIPGTKMAFAGIKKETEVNDLWAYVSQFDKDGKIKTK, from the coding sequence ATGAAAAAATTCGTTCTGCGCAGCCTCGCCTTGATCGCCGTGTCCGCCACCACCGCATCCGTCGCGCTGGCGCAGGACGTCGCCGCCGGCAAGACGTCATTTGCCAAGTGCCTCGCCTGCCATGCCATCGGCGAAGGCGCGAAGAACAAGGTCGGTCCCGAGTTGAACGGCCTCGACGGTCGCAAGTCCGGAACCGCCGAGGGCTACAACTACACCGATGCCAACAAGAACTCCGGCATCACCTGGAACGAGGCCCAGTTCAAGGAATACATCAAGGACCCGAAGGCCAAGATCCCCGGCACCAAGATGGCCTTCGCCGGCATCAAGAAGGAAACCGAGGTCAACGACCTCTGGGCCTACGTCTCGCAATTCGACAAGGACGGCAAGATCAAGACGAAGTAA